The window TTCTTTCATATGCTTTCCGACCGGGAGGGAATCCTAAACTGGATGTAGGGGTGAATGCTAAAATTGTCTATAGAAATGTAGGAAAATTTGCAAATGGATATGGATTCGGTTTTGATGTGGGGGCTATTTATAAAGCAGATAACGGATGGAAATTCGGAGGTATGGTAAGGGATATTACCACTACGGTAAACTTCTGGACGATTAATCAGAAAGAACTTTCTACGGTTGTAAACGGGGAAGAGTTCAACCCTGCACCAAAAGATAAGCTTGAACTCACGATGCCAAAGCTGAATGTAGGTGCCAGTAAATTATTTGAAATCAACAGCAGTGTATACGTATTACCGGAAGCCGGTATCAATGTAGATTTTGCTAAAACCGCTTCATTGATTTCTACAGATTTCGCCAGCATCAGTCCTTACGCCGGAGCTGAACTGGGATATCAGAAAATGATTTTTGTGAGATTAGGGATCAACAGATTCCAGTCTATTACAGATATAGAAGACCTTAAAAGAAAAGTTTCTTTCCAACCGAGCGCAGGGGTTGGGATCAGATACAGAGGCCTTACACTGGATTATGCCATTACAAACTCAGGGATAGGCGGATCTAATTTCTATTCCAATTTCTTCTCGTTGAAGCTGGATATGGGAGCATTCAGAAATGATTAAAACAATAAAAATGAAAAAGGTATCAACGCTCTTGCTGGCAGTAAGTTCAGCAATGATTTTTGCACAGAAAGTTTCAGACTACAAATATGTTGCAGTTCCTGAAAAATTTGAAACATTTAAGGAAGATTATAGCTTAAAAGACCTTTTCAGTAAAGCTATGGGAGGGAAGAAGTATATAGCGCTTCCTATTATTAAAGATAACTGGCCTTCTGATGCTAAGAATAACTATTGTAATGTAGTTACTGCTGATATTCTAAAAGATAAAAGCCTGTTCAAAAATAAACTCACTGTCCAGTTTAAAGACTGTAATAATAAAATGATTCTTGAATCCAAAGGAAGTTCAAATATTAAAGATTTTGAAGAAGGTTTCCAGGATGCATTGAAGCAGGCTTTAATAACAATACCGGTATCCAACCCTGTAGAATTATTACCGGCAGCAACCAATGTGGCATCGCCTGCTCAAGTTACAACTCCGGCAACTCAGAATTCATCTCCTGAGCCTGCTACTGCTCAGGTTGTTTCCGAATCTAATACTTTCTCAAACGGGAAAATAAATCTTCAGAAAATACAGATTGACCCAAGTCAGTTTATTTTGGCTAAATCTGGTAGTTCTGTTCCGTTTGCAGCGTTCAAAACCACTTCTAAAGATTCGGTGTTCCTGGTAAAAATGGATAATGGAAATACTACAATAGGATATTTCGAAAACGGAAATATTGTAATAGATATTCCACAGGCCGACGGAAGATATTCCAAAGAAGTATTTGTCGCAAAATAACCTTACCAACAGAAATAAAAATATAAAGGCTCTTGAAAAAGAGCCTTTTATAATATATATGCTGATGTGTTTTTCATCGTTCCGGAAATTTGAAATTGGGTGGTGAATAAAATTTGACAGGATTTATAAATTGATAATGGTTTTCATAGTATTATCGTTATTAGTTGATAATACTAATTTATTAAAAAAATACAAATAATACTATTATTTAATAAAATATTTAATTATTTATTCGTTTTGTTATTGTATTTACTTTTGCTTTGAAAAATTGTTGATTTTTTATCCCGTTTTGATGAAATAGAAAACAGTGATGAAATCCTATTAAAAGTACATTTTCGTCATAAAAATAAAACAGTTTATACCACAAAGGAATTAGTGGGCATTAAAAAACTCCCAAATTACCTTTGCCTTACTTTTCCCTAAAATTTCTTCCAGAGTTTCCAGATTAGCCTCTTTGATGCGTTTTACCGACTTCAGCTTAGACAAAAGAAGTTCAATAGTTTTCTCCCCAACCCCCGGAATTTCTTCCAATTCAGATTTTATGGTAGAATTTTTCCTTCTGGTTCGGTGATGTTTTACGCCAAAACGGTGAGCTTCGTCACGCACACGCTGAAGAATCTTTAATGTTTCGGATTTTTTATCCAGGTATAAAGGTATAGGGTCTTCCGGGAAAAAAATTTCCTCCAGTCTTTTTGCGATCCCTACAATGGTAATCTTCCCATAGAGTCCCAGTAATCTGAGACTTTTTACAGCAGAAGAAAGCTGTCCTTTTCCACCGTCGATCAGAATCAGCTGCGGAAGATTTTCCCCCTCATCCAACATTCTTTTATAACGGCGGTAGATTACTTCTTCCATGGTTGCAAAGTCGTTGGGTCCTTCTACGGTTTTAGGATGGAAAATTCTGTAATCTGCTTTGCTTGGTTTGCCGTCTTTGAAAACAACACATGCCGATACAGGATTGGTTCCCTGAATGTTGGAGTTATCAAACCCCTCAATATGTCTTGGCTCTACAGGCATTCTCAGAAGTTTCTGCATTTCTGCCATAATTCTGTTGGTATGCCTTTCAGGATCTACAATCTGGACCTGTTTAAGCTTTTCCAGACGATATTCCTTCGCATTTTTTTCAGAAAGCTCTACAATTCTTTTTTTGTCTCCTACTTTAGGAACTATCAGTTTCACATTGGGTATTTCTACAGACAAATGAAATGGCAAAAGAACTTCCTTAGAATCGGAAGAAAACTTCTGCCGGATTTCTATCAAAGCTTCTTCCATAATATCTTCATCTGTTTCTTCAAGAATTTTTTTGATTTCTGTAGTGAAACTTTGAATGATATTTCCATTTCGTATCTTGAAGAAATTAACATAGGCTGCCGTTTCATCACTGGTCATTCCGAAAACGTCCACATCATCAATATTGGGATTGACCACGGTATTTTTAGCCTGATAATCCTCCAGAATATCCAGTCTTTCCTTAATGATCTGTGCTTCTTCAAATTTAAGGTTAGTGGCCAGTTTCATCATCTGATTCACCAGATAATCTTTAGCTTTCCGGAAATCTCCTTTGATGATTCCGCGGATGGCATCTATTTTTTCATCATAATCTTCCTTGCTTTCAAGATCTTCACATGGGCCTTCACAGTTTTTGATATGATATTCCAGGCAGACTTTATATTTTCCGTCTGCTATCTTGGAGGGAGAAAGATTCAGATTACAGGTTCTGAGCTTGTAAATATGCTTTATGGTATCCAATAAAATCTTTGCAGGACGTACTTTGGCATAAGGCCCGTAATATTCTGATCCGTCCTTGATGATATTTCTCGTCAGGAAAATTCGCGGGAAATCTTCATTTTTGATGCAGATCCACGGATAGGTTTTATCATCCTTCAGCATAACATTATAAAACGGCTGATGTTCCTTAATCAGATTGTTTTCCAATAAAAGCGCATCATATTCACTGTTTACAATTGTTGTTTCCAGCCGCTGGATTTTACCGACCATTATTTTGATCCTGTATCCCGAAAGATTTTTGTTGAAATAGGAGAGAACCCTCTTTTTCAGATTTTTAGCTTTCCCAACATACAAAAGCTGTTCGTTTTTATCATAATAACGATAAACGCCGGGTTCGGATGGTAAGGTTTTGAGCTGTAGTTCTAACGAAGGATTCATATAACAAAATTAAGGAAACTTTCCCTATTTAAAAAAAGAAAAACCTGCAGATGATTCTACAGGTTCCGGTATTTAGATTGAATGTTTTATCCGTGGTTCATTTCAGTATATTGGTAAATAAGAAAGCTCAAATAGTTCCACTCTACAGAATTTTTCGGATATTTTTTTATGAATTCCGCATTATCTCCAAATAAAAAATCGTAGTTGTCTTCAAAGTCATCTTTGTGAAGCCATTTTACCTTATTGCCTTTCCTTACATAATAGGATTTGATAACACCACCCCCAAAAGCTGGAGCACCTGCAAAGCCTGTAGTAGCTGTTTCTGATGCAAACGGATCGTGATAAACGGATATAAGCTCATTAAATTCAGGATTGATTACCTGCATTAAAAAAGCTCTGGGCTCTTTTTTGTTTTTTAAAGAAACAGTCTGGTTTTCATACAGAACAGCATCATCGGTTACCGATTTACTGTATTTCTTGGTACTGTAATTTCTCATGTTGGAAATAAATTTTGCCGCTTTCATGGACTTTTCAGTCTCAGTAGGATACAAATACATTTCAGCAATCTCTTCCGCAGTAAACTTCACAGGCTTTTTTGTGTCTACATCTTCGATGGTGATAGAAAGGATCTGCCCTTTTTGTCTCTCCCATGATTTGCTGTAGCCCTGGTGTTCCGTATTATCCTTTAAAATGATGGTAGAAACTTTTTTATCCGTTGCCGTATTGAAGCCCTCATTAAACAGATAACGATTCATTTCTTTCCTTTCTTCCTTGGAATATTTTACTTTCTGTGCAAAAGCAGTGGTACCTGCAACGCATAAAGCAAGCAGTAGAGTTTTCATTCTCATGTCTATTGGTTTTAATTTTCGGGGCTAAAAGTAAGAAATTAATTCACTTCTTTTAATGAAAATCTACAAGATTGAAATTTAGTTTTTCCAATTATTGTTAAATGCGTAATTTTAAGAAAATTTTTTAGAAATGATATACGGGGTAGATGTTTTTACTTTCCATGATGTTCTGGAAATCTGTAAAAAGCCAAATAAAGCGAAGCTGAACAAAGCGGCCAAAGAACAAATTTTAAAATCTCAGAAAAACGTACAGAAAATAGTAGAGTCCGACAGATGCGTATATGGAATCAATACAGGATTCGGACCATTATGTGATACTAAAATTTCGGCTGACGAAACCGCTCAGTTACAATATAATCTGATTATTTCCCACGCAGTAGGCGTTGGAAAGCCTATTGATAAAGAATTTTCCAAGATCATGATGATTGCTAAAGTGCATGCGCTTTCAAAAGGATTCTCCGGAGTTTCCCTGGAAGTTATCGAAAGAATGATCCTGATGCTGGAGAAAGATATAATCCCCGTAGTACCGGAACAAGGGTCTGTAGGAGCTTCAGGAGACCTTGCCCCGCTGGCACACTTGGTACTGCCTTTACTTGGTTTAGGACAGGTTTGGGAAGGAGATCAGGTTTCAGAAACAATGGATGTTCTGAAAAAACATGACCTTGAGCCTTTAGCTTTGGGACCAAAAGAGGGATTGGGGTTAATTAACGGAACCCAGTTTATTCTTGCTCATGCCATTAAAGGACTCGAAAAATTTGAATATTTATTAGATCTTGCAGACATGACGGCTGCCATGAGCCTGGAAGCATACAGAGGTTCTGAAAGCCCCTTCAAAAAAGAACTTCATGAGATAAGACCTTTTGAAGGCAGTAAAAAAGTAGCAGCAAGAATGCTTAAGTTTCTAAAAGGGTCAGAAAATATGAAAGCTCATGAAGACTGTGAGAGAGTTCAGGATCCTTACTCCATGCGATGTGTACCACAGGTTCACGGAGCCAGCAGAAATGCTTTTGAGCACCTCAAGGGTATGGCAGAAACTGAATTGAATTCCGTAACGGATAACCCTATCGTATTAAGCGCTGAAGAATCTATATCAGGTGGAAACTTCCATGGACAGCTGATGGCGTTGCCTTTAGATTATGCCACATTAGCCGCAGCAGAATTGGGTAATATTTCAGACAGAAGAAGCTATTTATTATTGGAAGGAAAATACGGGCTTCCAAGATTATTAACGGAAAGCTCCGGACTGAATTCCGGATTTATGATCCCGCAGTATACGTCTGCCGCTTTGGTTACAGAAAACAAAACATTGTGCTTCCCTGCATCAGCAGACTCTATCCCTACAAGTTTAGGACAGGAAGACCATGTTTCTATGGGAAGTATCTCAGGAAGAAAATTCAATCAGGTTCTTGGAAACCTTGTAAACATTCTTTCTGTTGAGTTAATGTTTGCCGCACAGGGACTTGAATTCAGAAGACCGGCAAAATGCTCTAAACTGATTGAAGAAAATATTACGATACTTCGTTCTAAAGTTGCTAAGCTGGAAGATGACAGGCTGATCGGTAAAGATATGCTGGCAATTGCAGAATTGATTAACGAAAGAAAATTTGTTGTCAACTGATCTAAAATGAAACAAAGGCTTCCGGAAGGAAGCTTTTTTGTTTTCTAATAAATAATGGCTGGGTTTAAACCTTACAGGTTTCAAAAACCTATAAGGTTTAATTCTATCCACATTCATCTTTTAATCAAATAAAAAATGCACATAATCAGAACAGATTCTACTAATAAAGATTTTCAGAACCTTGTAAAACTCCTCGATGCCACCTTGTCTGAACATAATGGTGAAAATGATGACTTCTTTGCTCAGTTCAATACAATAGATACCATCAAAAACTGTGTTGTGGCTTATATAGATGATATACCTGCAGCCTGTGGAGCTTTCAAACCGTTTTCAGAAGATACCGTAGAAATAAAAAGAATGTTTACCAATCCGGAATTCAGAAAGAAAGGATTAGGATCAGCTATTGTAAAAGATTTGGAAAAATGGGCTGCGGAATTGAACTTTAAAAAAGCAGTATTGGAAACCTCCAGAGACTTAAAAAGTGCGATCTCGATATATGAGAAAAGCGGATTTTACAGGATTCCCAATTACGGACAATATATCGGTGTAGAACAAAGTGTATGTTACGAAAAAGAATTATAGACTTTACAACTAAAGAATAATTTTCTCAATGTACAAATATTACAACCGAAGTAGTGAAAATTCCCCTCCTCCGGAGGGGTGGCGAAAATTCAAAGAATTTTTGTCGGGGTGGTAATAGCTACCTGTTTTACAATATGTTAATTTAATATTCATGTAATGCTAAATTTACATTTTTTAAGTTTTTAATTCCCGTTAAAGTGTTATATTGTGGCTCCAACCAAAATAATAACATATGAAAAAAACTGTATTCCTACTGGCAATATTTTTTGCCCTGAACTCGTGTTCCAGAGAAGAACTTCAGAACGAAAATGTAAAAACTGAAATGGCTCAGAAAGATCCATTGACGGCAAAACAGATCAACGAAAGGATCAACCAGGCTATTAAAACGGATGGAGTTTTCAACTGGAAGAATGAATCTGATCATTTTGTATGGAGCGCCGTTTTCCGCGGAAACAAAATGGTATCTATCGGCTTTGGGTCTTCTAAAGATGATTTCGACAGAAGTAAATCGCCAAACAGCGGTGATATGGAAAAAGAAGTGCTTTCTGTCATCAGAAAATATGAAGGAAAGGAAGAAAGAAACTTCATTCTTCTTTCAGATCAGTATCTTAACCAGATGGATGTTGTGATAGAAAATGAAGAAACCATAGCTGCTCTCAGACAAATGAAAAACATCCGGTATGTAGAGCCGGCAGACTATCATTATTTTGAATTTGAAGCTCAATATAATGCTGCTGCAAAATCTTCAGGAAGCGGTTCATCAGGATGTGGTTTTTCCTCAGCAACATTAAATGCAGCAGACTATACGTCTACAACACCCAGTGCAAAAATTCCATGGGCTTTTGCAAAACACAATATTCCTGATGCATGGAGCTACAGTACCGGTGCAGGGGTTACCATAGGACTTATTGACACAGGGGTTTCTCCGGAACAGACTTTATTGGGAGCAAGTTTTAATAATGGGGCTTCTTCGGGAAGAACAATCAGTAAATTCGGAGTGTATAATTCTGATGGATCCGGAGATCAGTGCGGGCACGGAACAAAAATGGCTTCTGTAATGGCCGCTCCGAGAAATACATCAGGATTACCTGTGGGAGTAGCTTACAATGCCAACCTGATTGCATACAGAGCAGCAGAAAACGTTGTATTGGAAACTTCCAGCGAACAGACTGCTGTAAAAACGGCTTTCACAGAATTAGGTAACAATACCAGCGTTAAGATCATTTCTATGTCTATGGGACATATTTTCTCTGTAGGAAAAATTGAGGACGGTGTTAAATATGCCTATTCTAAAGGAAAACTGATTTTCTGTGCCGGAGGTACTTCTACCAGTTTTACCAATTTTGTTGGGGTTATTTTCCCTGCATCCATGTCAGAAACTCAGGCCATCACCGGAGTAAAAGAAAATACATCCAATCAGAAATGTGATGTCTGCCACTCCGGAAGTCAGATCGATTTTACCTTCCAGATGGAAAGACCTTCAGGAAATACTGTTCCTGTACTGAGTTATTATAACGGACAAGCTGATTATGTAGGTGGTTCTTCAGTGGCTACGGCAGCTACTGCTGGAATTGCCGCGTTGGTTTGGGCTAAAAATCCATCATGGACAAGAGAGCAGGTACTTAACAAAATGAGACAGTCTGCTACCTACTATCCTAATGTAAATTCAAGCTACGGCTACGGAAACATCAATGTTCTGAAAGCTGTACAATAGCTAATGATTCCATAAAAAGAAAAGGAAATATCTCACCAGAGGTATTTCCTTTTTATGTACTATAATTAAGAACAGACTATCCAATCCTAACGCTCGTCATGCTCAGTGAGCCTCCAATAAGCTCATCATTAAATAAGGTGAGTTCTTCAGACGGGGCTTTCAATCCTAAAGTATACACTAAGGGAAGATAATGATCAGGCGTAGGAACGGCATACTGTAAGAAAGTTCCCTGCTTCTGATAATCAATAATATTCTGAAAATTACCGTCAAGAAGCCAGTTGTTGGTCTTTTCTCTTGCTTCTACTGCCCAATCCCAGCCGGCACCTACCGTATTGATATTTTTCCAGTCGATAAGGCGGAGGTTATGCACAATATTTCCGCTTCCAATAATCAGGATCCCTTTTTCGCGGAGCTTATTGAGTCTTTTGGCCAGATCATAATGATATTGCGGAGGTTTTGTATGATCAATGCTTAACTGAATGACCGGAATATCCGCATCAGGATACATATGTTTAATCACTGACCATGCACCATGGTCAAGACCCCAGCTGTGATCTTCTTCCACCTCTGCGGGAAGAAGAAGTTCTGCCGTTTCTCTGGCTAGTTCAGGACTTCCCGGAGCAGGATACTGCACATCAAAAAGTGCCTTTGGGAAACCATAAAAATCGTGGATGGTTTTTGGCATATCCATAGCCGTAACAAAAGTTCCGTCTGTGTACCAGTGGGCGGAAATACAAAGAATTGCATTAGGTTTAGGAATTTCTGAAGCCGCTTTCCGGAAACCCTGTACAAATTGGTTCTCTTCAATGGCATTCATAGGAGAACCATGTCCAAGAAATAAAACAGGCATTCTTTGGGTGCTTTTAAAACTGTTGCTTATGTTTTGAAGATCATTGAGGTTCATAAATATAAATATTGAAGATATTAAAAAAATAAAAGGTTCAAGGCTTTTAGAAATCCCTGAACCTTTTGTAATATATGTTATTTACTATGCCTGTTTTACAAACTGTAATTCACCAGCTACCTTTACATCATCACTCACCATTACACCTCCTGCTTCAAGCGCTGCATTCCAGTTTAATCCGAAGTCTTTTCTGCTGATTTTTCCTTCAAAAGAGAAACCTGCTTTGGTATTTCCCCATGGGTCTACATTAATTCCTCCGAAGTCTACATCAAGATTAATAGGTTTCGTAATGCCGTTGATGGTAAGATTTCCAACGATAGAATTATTTAAAGCCTGAGATTCAAATGTGATCGTAGGATGTACTTCAGCATTGAAGAATTCTGCAGACTTTAAGTGGTTATCTCTGTCTGTATTATTGGTGAATACAGAATCCGTCTGGATGGTAGCAGTTGTCTTTGCATTTGCAAAAAATTCATCTTCAGAGTCTATTTCTGCGGTGAAAGTTCTGAAGCTTCCTTTAACGTTAGAGATCATCATGTGTTTTACTTTGAAAGTAATCTCACTATGCGTAGGGTCTAAAATCCATTTTGTTGCCATTGTATTATATATTTTTTGTTTGTTATTGATAATGCAAATGTAGGATAGAGAGCATATACAAGTCATTGATATAGGATAAGAAATGAGTTTTTTTGTCAATTATCAATTTTGCTTCGCAGAGAATGGTGAATACCATATCTTTTCAACAACTAAAAATTGACTTGCGCAGCGGATTGACTATTCACAATTGACTTATTCTCAAATTCTACTATTAAGGTAAGGAATAATTTCTTTTAGTGTATGAATTCCATTTTATGAATGTTTTAATTTAACATTTCTTAACGATTGGTTTTTATTTCTTATTTTTGGTGGATTCAATTTTATACAATGAGACTACATAAATTTTCTTTATTGATGCTGGTTTTAGGCAGTTCTGCGTTTGCCCAGACCCAAAAATTTACCATGGCAGAGGCTGTAAATGGGATGAGAACCAACCTTGCTGTGAAAAATATTTCTCAGTTTTCATGGGCTGCAGACGGAAAATCATATATCCAGGCAGTGAAAGGCGGTTATCTGATCACAGATATCAAAACCAACAAACAGGATACGCTGATCTCGTTGAATCAACTGAACAGAAACCTTTCCAATGATAAGCTTAAAGCTATTCCTCCCATTAAATTTACAGGAAATACCAAGGGATATTTTACTACCGATGGTAAAATGTCATGGATCGAGAAATCAGGAAATGACTGGAAGGTTAAAAATACGGCAACCATTGATAAAGATGCTGCGAATGTGAAAATGTTTGGTGACGGTGAAACTTTCGCCTTTACCGCAAAGAATAATTTATTTGTAAACAGAAACGGAAAAACCATTGCTGTAACCAACGAAACCAATGAAAATATCATCAGCGGACAGGCGGTTCACAGAAATGAATTCGGTATTGATACGGGAATTTTTCCTGCTCCCAACTCTGAAAGTGTAGCATTCTATAAAATGGATCAGAGCATGGTAGCAGATTACCCGATCATCGACTGGTCTGTAACCCCCGCTGTAAACCACAATATCAAATACCCAATGGCCGGGCAGACTTCCCATCAGGTAACATTAGGGGTTTTCAATATCAAAACCCAATCTACTACGTTCTTAAAAGTGGAAGGCGAAAAAGATCAATATCTGACAGCTGTTACCTGGAGCCCGGATTCAAAATACATCTTTGTAGGAGTTCTAAACAGAGGCCAGAATCATATGAAAATGAATCAGTATGATGCCGCTACAGGAGAATTGGTGAAAACTTTATTTGAAGAAACAGACAGTAAATACGTAGAACCCCAGCACCCGCTTACTTTTTTCCCGAATTCTAATACAGACTTCATATGGCAGAGCCAGAGAACGGGCTACAATCATTTGTTTCACTACAGCCTTGAAAAAGGACTGATATCTCAAATCACAAAAGGGGACTGGCTGGTAACCGATATTTTAGGATTCAATGAAAAGAAAAAGGAAATCTACTTTGCATCCACAAAAGAAACTCCTCTAGAAAGACATTTATACAGAATCAACTGGACGAACTTCAAAATGCAAAAGCTGGATAATGCAGAAGGAATGCATATCGGTACATTGAGCAGTGATGGAAACTATCTTTATGATGCATACAGCAATGCCAATTCACCGAGAGTGGCCAACATTATCAATACAGCGAACTTAAAAACTACGAATATCCTGACTTCTGAAAATCCATTAAAGAATTACCAGAGACCGGAAATTAAAAACATTACACTAAAAGCAGATGACGGAACTCCTTTGTACGGAAAGATCATTCTTCCGACAAATTTTGATCCGAATAAAAAATACCCAATTATTGTTTATCTGTATAACGGACCCCACTTACAGCTGATCACCAACAGTTTTCCGGCATCAGGAAATCTATGGTATGAATACATGGCTCAGAACGGTTACGTTATTTTTACCATGGATGGAAGAGGCTCTTCTAACCGAGGAATGAAGTTCGAGCAGGCGGTATTCAGAAACCTGGGAACTACAGAAATGAACGACCAGATGAAAGGGGTAGAGTACTTAAAGTCACTTCCTTATGTAGACGGAGATAAAATGGGAATCCATGGATGGAGTTTCGGCGGATTTATGACAACCAGCTTCATGCTTCGTAAACCGGATGTATTTAAAGTAGGAGTAGCAGGAGGGCCGGTAATCGACTGGAGCATGTACGAGATCATGTACGGAGAAAGATATATGGATACTCCTCAGGAAAATCCGCAGGGATATGCAACTGCTAATCTTCTGGATAAAGTGCAGAACCTGAAAGGGAAATTACTGATGATCCATGGAGCTCAGGATGATGTCGTAGTATGGCAGCATTCTATTAAATTTATTAAGTCTGCTGTGGATAACGGGGTTCAGCTGGATTACTTTACGTATCCGGGACATCCGCATAACGTGATCGGGAAAGACAGAGTTCACCTGATGCAGAAAATCACAGATTATTTTGATCTGTATCTGAAGAAATAATAATACAATCCAGTCTAAAACAAGGCTGGATTTTTTTGAATATTACCTTAACCTTATTGTATTATGCTAAATTTAGATTGCTTCGCTTTGCTATCAATGACAATACCGTGTTATTAGTGGAAAATTAGTGTTATTTGTATTTTAAAAAACAATACTTCCGATCTTAACAAACATCAATGTTTTTGATTTTGTATAGTGGTATTTTTGTAGTACTAAAATCAACAATATGGAATTAGGAATAGGGATGTTCGGAGATCTGGCTTTAGACCCGTCTACCGGAAAATATAAAGATGCAGGAATCAAAATCCGTGAAATACTGGATCAGGTAAAATTCATGGATGAGGTAGGAATTGATGTTTTCGCAATGGGAGAACACCACCGTCCGGATTATGCTGTTTCCTCTCCGGAGATCGTTTTGGCAGCAGCAGCAAGCATTACCAAAAATATAAAGCTGGCCAGTGGAGTGACTGTTTTAAGTTCTTCTGAACCGGTAAAAGTATATGAAGATTTTTCAACACTGGATCTTATTTCAGACGGAAGAGCAGAGATATTCGTGGGACGCGGAAGTTTCATTGAATCATTTCCCCTCTACGGTTATTCGCTGAAT of the Chryseobacterium aureum genome contains:
- a CDS encoding S8 family peptidase, which produces MKKTVFLLAIFFALNSCSREELQNENVKTEMAQKDPLTAKQINERINQAIKTDGVFNWKNESDHFVWSAVFRGNKMVSIGFGSSKDDFDRSKSPNSGDMEKEVLSVIRKYEGKEERNFILLSDQYLNQMDVVIENEETIAALRQMKNIRYVEPADYHYFEFEAQYNAAAKSSGSGSSGCGFSSATLNAADYTSTTPSAKIPWAFAKHNIPDAWSYSTGAGVTIGLIDTGVSPEQTLLGASFNNGASSGRTISKFGVYNSDGSGDQCGHGTKMASVMAAPRNTSGLPVGVAYNANLIAYRAAENVVLETSSEQTAVKTAFTELGNNTSVKIISMSMGHIFSVGKIEDGVKYAYSKGKLIFCAGGTSTSFTNFVGVIFPASMSETQAITGVKENTSNQKCDVCHSGSQIDFTFQMERPSGNTVPVLSYYNGQADYVGGSSVATAATAGIAALVWAKNPSWTREQVLNKMRQSATYYPNVNSSYGYGNINVLKAVQ
- a CDS encoding GNAT family N-acetyltransferase gives rise to the protein MHIIRTDSTNKDFQNLVKLLDATLSEHNGENDDFFAQFNTIDTIKNCVVAYIDDIPAACGAFKPFSEDTVEIKRMFTNPEFRKKGLGSAIVKDLEKWAAELNFKKAVLETSRDLKSAISIYEKSGFYRIPNYGQYIGVEQSVCYEKEL
- the ygiD gene encoding 4,5-DOPA-extradiol-dioxygenase; this translates as MNLNDLQNISNSFKSTQRMPVLFLGHGSPMNAIEENQFVQGFRKAASEIPKPNAILCISAHWYTDGTFVTAMDMPKTIHDFYGFPKALFDVQYPAPGSPELARETAELLLPAEVEEDHSWGLDHGAWSVIKHMYPDADIPVIQLSIDHTKPPQYHYDLAKRLNKLREKGILIIGSGNIVHNLRLIDWKNINTVGAGWDWAVEAREKTNNWLLDGNFQNIIDYQKQGTFLQYAVPTPDHYLPLVYTLGLKAPSEELTLFNDELIGGSLSMTSVRIG
- a CDS encoding putative type IX sorting system protein PorV2; this encodes MMKKYFLLAFSLLFGLSQSQIIRKYSNEFLNIGAGARGLAMGGAVITNQDDVYSPMWNPAGLMSVEKDWQGAAMHAEYFESIAKYDYLAYAKVLEEGVFGVSVVRLGVDNILNTTQMIDSEGNIDYDKITKFSQSDYAAILSYAFRPGGNPKLDVGVNAKIVYRNVGKFANGYGFGFDVGAIYKADNGWKFGGMVRDITTTVNFWTINQKELSTVVNGEEFNPAPKDKLELTMPKLNVGASKLFEINSSVYVLPEAGINVDFAKTASLISTDFASISPYAGAELGYQKMIFVRLGINRFQSITDIEDLKRKVSFQPSAGVGIRYRGLTLDYAITNSGIGGSNFYSNFFSLKLDMGAFRND
- a CDS encoding YceI family protein, translating into MATKWILDPTHSEITFKVKHMMISNVKGSFRTFTAEIDSEDEFFANAKTTATIQTDSVFTNNTDRDNHLKSAEFFNAEVHPTITFESQALNNSIVGNLTINGITKPINLDVDFGGINVDPWGNTKAGFSFEGKISRKDFGLNWNAALEAGGVMVSDDVKVAGELQFVKQA
- the uvrC gene encoding excinuclease ABC subunit UvrC — protein: MNPSLELQLKTLPSEPGVYRYYDKNEQLLYVGKAKNLKKRVLSYFNKNLSGYRIKIMVGKIQRLETTIVNSEYDALLLENNLIKEHQPFYNVMLKDDKTYPWICIKNEDFPRIFLTRNIIKDGSEYYGPYAKVRPAKILLDTIKHIYKLRTCNLNLSPSKIADGKYKVCLEYHIKNCEGPCEDLESKEDYDEKIDAIRGIIKGDFRKAKDYLVNQMMKLATNLKFEEAQIIKERLDILEDYQAKNTVVNPNIDDVDVFGMTSDETAAYVNFFKIRNGNIIQSFTTEIKKILEETDEDIMEEALIEIRQKFSSDSKEVLLPFHLSVEIPNVKLIVPKVGDKKRIVELSEKNAKEYRLEKLKQVQIVDPERHTNRIMAEMQKLLRMPVEPRHIEGFDNSNIQGTNPVSACVVFKDGKPSKADYRIFHPKTVEGPNDFATMEEVIYRRYKRMLDEGENLPQLILIDGGKGQLSSAVKSLRLLGLYGKITIVGIAKRLEEIFFPEDPIPLYLDKKSETLKILQRVRDEAHRFGVKHHRTRRKNSTIKSELEEIPGVGEKTIELLLSKLKSVKRIKEANLETLEEILGKSKAKVIWEFFNAH
- the hutH gene encoding histidine ammonia-lyase — protein: MIYGVDVFTFHDVLEICKKPNKAKLNKAAKEQILKSQKNVQKIVESDRCVYGINTGFGPLCDTKISADETAQLQYNLIISHAVGVGKPIDKEFSKIMMIAKVHALSKGFSGVSLEVIERMILMLEKDIIPVVPEQGSVGASGDLAPLAHLVLPLLGLGQVWEGDQVSETMDVLKKHDLEPLALGPKEGLGLINGTQFILAHAIKGLEKFEYLLDLADMTAAMSLEAYRGSESPFKKELHEIRPFEGSKKVAARMLKFLKGSENMKAHEDCERVQDPYSMRCVPQVHGASRNAFEHLKGMAETELNSVTDNPIVLSAEESISGGNFHGQLMALPLDYATLAAAELGNISDRRSYLLLEGKYGLPRLLTESSGLNSGFMIPQYTSAALVTENKTLCFPASADSIPTSLGQEDHVSMGSISGRKFNQVLGNLVNILSVELMFAAQGLEFRRPAKCSKLIEENITILRSKVAKLEDDRLIGKDMLAIAELINERKFVVN